A stretch of Brassica rapa cultivar Chiifu-401-42 chromosome A08, CAAS_Brap_v3.01, whole genome shotgun sequence DNA encodes these proteins:
- the LOC103833440 gene encoding bet1-like SNARE 1-2 isoform X2, with protein sequence MIPPNATMTKPLKVFRTEFRFSRDNCNNACLRCPKLGIISYQVTGDIHEEVESHNRMLDKVGNKMDSARGIMSGTINRFKLVFEKKSNRKTCKLIGYFVLLFLVMYYLIRLLNYIKG encoded by the exons ATGATACCACCGAACGCGACAATGACGAAGCCCTTGAAAGTCTTCAGGACAGAGTTTCGTTTCTCAAGAGA CAATTGCAATAACGCTTGCCTTAGATGTCCTAAGCTGGGGATCATATCTTATCAGGTGACTGGAGACATACATGAGGAAGTTGAGAGTCATAACCGCATGCTTGACAAAGTG GGTAACAAAATGGACTCGGCCAGGGGAATAATGTCAGGAACAATCAACCGTTTCAAGTTG GTCTTTGAGAAGAAGTCGAATCGAAAAACTTGCAAACTCATTGGGTATTTTGTGCTCCTGTTCTTGGTCATGTATTACCTTATTAG ACTATTAAACTACATCAAAGGGTGA
- the LOC103833440 gene encoding bet1-like SNARE 1-2 isoform X1 — protein sequence MNYRRENRASRTSLFDGLDGLEEGRLRASSSYSHDTTERDNDEALESLQDRVSFLKRVTGDIHEEVESHNRMLDKVGNKMDSARGIMSGTINRFKLVFEKKSNRKTCKLIGYFVLLFLVMYYLIRLLNYIKG from the exons ATGAACTATCGAAG GGAGAATCGTGCATCGAGAACATCTCTCTTTGACGGACTCGATGGACTTGAGGAAGGTCGCTTGAGAGCCTCCTCTTCCTACTCTCATGATACCACCGAACGCGACAATGACGAAGCCCTTGAAAGTCTTCAGGACAGAGTTTCGTTTCTCAAGAGA GTGACTGGAGACATACATGAGGAAGTTGAGAGTCATAACCGCATGCTTGACAAAGTG GGTAACAAAATGGACTCGGCCAGGGGAATAATGTCAGGAACAATCAACCGTTTCAAGTTG GTCTTTGAGAAGAAGTCGAATCGAAAAACTTGCAAACTCATTGGGTATTTTGTGCTCCTGTTCTTGGTCATGTATTACCTTATTAG ACTATTAAACTACATCAAAGGGTGA
- the LOC103833439 gene encoding enoyl-CoA delta isomerase 2, peroxisomal has translation MCTLEKRGNLFLLTLTGDNEHRFNPDAIATILSLLGQAKSQAKRGSVLITTGQGKFFSNGFDLAWAQASGSLTGAAERLHQMVESFKPVVAALLDLPMPTIAALNGHAAAAGLMLALSHDYVFMRKDRGVLYMSEVDIGLSMPDYFAAMVRSKIGTSAARREVLLSGKKIRGEEAVALGIVDSAAHDSAEGVVEATVGLAEKLAAKKWNGDVYASIRKSLYPELCEILGLKATIFATPKL, from the coding sequence ATGTGCACGTTAGAGAAGCGCGGCAACCTCTTCCTCCTAACCCTAACCGGCGACAACGAGCACAGATTCAACCCCGACGCGATCGCAACCATCCTCTCCCTTCTCGGTCAAGCCAAATCTCAAGCCAAGCGTGGATCCGTACTCATCACCACCGGCCAGGGAAAGTTCTTCTCCAACGGATTCGATCTCGCATGGGCCCAAGCCTCCGGATCCTTAACCGGAGCCGCCGAACGGCTTCACCAGATGGTCGAATCGTTCAAACCCGTGGTCGCGGCGCTCCTCGACCTCCCTATGCCGACGATCGCCGCCTTGAACGGCCACGCCGCCGCCGCGGGGCTGATGCTTGCCCTGAGCCACGACTATGTTTTCATGAGGAAAGACCGTGGGGTCCTGTACATGAGCGAGGTGGACATCGGGCTTTCCATGCCGGACTACTTCGCGGCGATGGTGAGGTCTAAGATCGGGACGAGCGCGGCGAGGCGCGAGGTGTTGTTGAGCGGGAAGAAGATTAGGGGAGAAGAAGCGGTGGCTTTGGGGATCGTTGACTCGGCGGCGCATGATAGTGCGGAAGGAGTTGTGGAGGCTACTGTGGGCCTTGCGGAGAAACTCGCGGCGAAGAAATGGAACGGTGATGTGTATGCGTCGATCAGGAAGAGTTTGTATCCGGAGCTTTGTGAGATTCTTGGTTTAAAGGCTACAATCTTTGCTACACCGAAGCTCTAA
- the LOC103833438 gene encoding zinc finger MYM-type protein 1-like, with translation MERYYNKTSASDSKRNLDKLDNSDDLDSLPWDPAERKKISQYLPNQKDEVRRKYLTRGPCQPYGHVFQKKKFGTAMRRFNPAWFEKYGNWLEYNVSKDKAFCLCCYLFRDDIPKKGGNHAFVTEGFSCWKNPEALSEHVGGINSFHNIAVKRCDDLMNQGQSIVHAFYKQGDVVKNEYRIRLNASVDASRYLLRQGLPFRGHDEGKDSANKGNFVELLKYNGEQNDAVSKVILENAPKNNQMVSQVIQKDIVHCFAQEVLKSIMEEIDHGVFGLMVEESADVSNKEQMAIVFRFVDKSGLVKERFVGVTHVKETSSLSLKSAVDDLFAKHGLNLKQLRGQGYDGASNMKRQFNGLRALVARENSSAYYVHCFAHQLQLVVVAVAKKSFEVSNFFDMVSTLLYVVVASCKRKDTLLDMNRKRVEEGIDSGDINTGTGQNQEISLPRPGNIRWGSHYKTLLRLV, from the coding sequence ATGGAGCGATATTATAACAAAACGAGTGCTTCAGATTCTAAAAGAAATTTGGATAAATTGGATAACTCTGATGATTTGGATTCTTTGCCATGGGATCCAGCTGAAAGAAAAAAGATATCGCAGTATCTTCCGAATCAAAAAGACGAAGTAAGGCGGAAATATTTAACTAGAGGTCCATGTCAACCATATGGTCATGTTTTTCAAAAGAAGAAGTTTGGAACAGCAATGAGGCGGTTTAATCCAGCTTGGTTTGAGAAGTATGGTAATTGGCTAGAGTACAACGTCTCCAAAGATAAAGCATTCTGTTTGTGTTGCTATTTGTTCAGAGATGACATACCAAAAAAAGGTGGAAATCATGCTTTTGTGACTGAAGGTTTTTCTTGTTGGAAAAACCCCGAGGCTTTATCTGAGCATGTAGGTGGAATTAATAGCTTTCATAATATTGCTGTTAAGAGATGTGATGATTTGATGAACCAAGGTCAGTCAATTGTGCATGCTTTTTATAAGCAAGGCGATGTGGTGAAAAATGAATATCGCATCCGGTTAAATGCTTCAGTTGATGCTTCTAGGTACTTGTTACGACAAGGATTACCTTTTCGCGGTCATGACGAAGGAAAAGATTCTGCTAATAAAGGAAACTTTGTAGAGCTCTTGAAGTATAACGGAGAACAAAATGACGCTGTAAGTAAGGTTATTTTGGAGAACGCTCCAAAAAATAATCAGATGGTTTCTCAAGTGATTCAGAAAGATATTGTACATTGTTTTGCTCAAGAAGTACTGAAATCTATCATGGAAGAAATCGATCATGGAGTGTTCGGTTTGATGGTCGAGGAGTCTGCAGATGTTTCTAACAAAGAGCAAATGGCTATTGTCTTTCGGTTTGTTGATAAAAGTGGATTAGTTAAAGAGAGATTTGTGGGAGTTACTCATGTAAAAGAAACGTCTTCTTTATCTTTGAAATCTGCAGTTGATGACTTGTTTGCAAAACATGGGTTGAACCTGAAACAGTTGAGAGGACAAGGTTATGATGGAGCAAGCAATATGAAGAGACAGTTTAATGGGCTGAGAGCATTGGTTGCTAGAGAAAATAGTTCAGCCTATTATGTACATTGTTTTGCTCATCAACTTCAGCTAGTTGTGGTGGCAGTTGCGAAAAAGAGCTTTGAAGTTAGTAATTTTTTTGACATGGTTTCGACTTTGCTGTATGTGGTTGTGGCTTCTTGCAAGAGGAAAGATACACTTCTTGATATGAATCGGAAGAGGGTGGAGGAAGGGATTGACAGTGGTGACATTAACACTGGAACGGGGCAAAATCAAGAGATTTCTCTTCCAAGGCCTGGAAATATTCGTTGGGGTTCTCATTATAAAACTTTGCTGCGTCTGGTTTAG